AAGTAGATCAGATCGTCGACGATCTGCACGTCACGGTTGTTCTGCGGCATGAACTTCACGCCCGAACCCACCGAGTTCGACCAAATCACGACCGCTTGAACTTGGCGTTCGCGACCGCTGACCTGGAAAGTCAGATTGAGTTTCTCACCGGCGCGCAGGGCGCTTTCGCGGTGGGAAAGGAATGCACCAGAGAGACTGATGTTTTTCAGGCTACCGCCGCTGGCTTCACGAGCGTAGCTCTTGCGAAATTCGACGACGATATTGAGCGGCGTACGGGGAGCCGGGGACTTTTCTGCTTGCACAACTTCCTCCTCTTTCACGTTCTTGCCCTAAAGATCGGCAGGATTTCTTGAAAACTGAAAGCCAAAGAAATGTCGAAGTTCGCTTTCACGAAAAACTCTTAAGTTTGTAATTAATTGAGTTAATCCAAATGGTTATGCAATCTTCGGAGGCCTCAAATTCGAACGTTGGGTGTTCAGACAATCGACGTTTTCGGCCACATTTGGGGTCGGAATTAGGCCATCTATTGACAACCTATGCGCAGCGTCTACAATGAATCTCGACCAAGGTTCAGAGCCGAGTTATTCAAAGCCGGTAAGGCGCAATCCCTAACAAATGAATACTGTAAGAAGAGCTCTCGGCGCTTTTCGATAACCAGAATCCCTTATTCAATCATTCCAAATCTAATTTTATATTTTCATTTTCTAGTTTGCCCCTCTTATCAAGGAGACCCAGTTGTCTGAGGACAAAGCCGCGACCGGCGAAACCACTAAAAAGAAAACCCGTAAAGTCGCCACGGCGGACAAAGCAGAGCGCGCTGAAAAAGGCGGCGGCGAGCCCCGCGAGATAGCGGAAGCTCCGGCGCCGCAGCCCCGTGAAGAGGCGCCCCGCGCGGAAGCTTCGGCTCCGCAGGAGTCAGGTCGAGGTGGTGGCGAAGCCCCCTCGGCCGCTCCGGACGCGCCCGCAGAAGGTGGCGGCGGTGGGAATCCGAACCAAGGTGGCGGCCGTCAAGAGCGGCAAGAGCGCCAGGGTGGCGGAGACCGCGGACAAGGCGGCGGAGACCGCAACCGTCATCAGGGCGGCGGCGGTGGCGACCGCGGGAATCGCGGCAACAACAACCGCTTCTTCGACAAACGCAATAATCAAGGTGGGGGCAAAGGCAACCACGGCGGCGGTGGCGGACGCAATGACGGCCGCAACAACTACCGCAACAATCAAGATCGTCACAACCGCTTCCGCGACGACGACCAGCCCGATTCGGGCCTCCCGCCGATTCAAACCGCCGAAGTTGACGTCGACCTTTCCCAGATCAATCTGACGGACGAGGAAAAGAGCTGGCTCTCGTCGAAGGA
The window above is part of the Pseudobdellovibrionaceae bacterium genome. Proteins encoded here:
- a CDS encoding PilZ domain-containing protein, translating into MQAEKSPAPRTPLNIVVEFRKSYAREASGGSLKNISLSGAFLSHRESALRAGEKLNLTFQVSGRERQVQAVVIWSNSVGSGVKFMPQNNRDVQIVDDLIYFVESKRSGTRGILDQIFKKVA